The Papaver somniferum cultivar HN1 chromosome 3, ASM357369v1, whole genome shotgun sequence genome includes a region encoding these proteins:
- the LOC113356489 gene encoding diacylglycerol kinase 2-like isoform X1 yields MTDLVFSLFRVFTSSDDWGPFVIRWLVAGSVGLLAIIYAFLKWQRNTSLNWVKAAALAKKNVLNKLKLPFSHHTWIEDFAYGGQPSTCSVCLNALVCPQQVGPVKAASPVPLHRCAVCSVAAHSWCSPYAPKDCKCVAQAGSSHLLHHWSERWIVMDENPEMSSFCYYCDEPCGVPFLDASPTWHCMWCQRLIHVKCHHKISKDSGDICDLGSLRRLILSPLSVKEDDKGTIAGRMFSSITEEFIASSVRGQIRRRRNRSKSGVPNGKNQDASGANIALGYVLNGLVGLDKSGNKKNGDHFTKKDGRISGLRGTQNGAMQKDSDTGHVKKYTLVDLPQDARPLLVFINVKSGARYGPSLRRRLNMLLNPVQVFELSSAQGPEAGLKLFSSVQYFRVLVCGGDGTVAWVLDAIEKHNFESPPPVAVLPLGTGNDLSRVLQWGGGFSSNEGQGLRTIITDLNNAAVTMLDRWKVNIKENPEQQGTNKTQSKFMMNYLGIGCDAKVAYEFHTTREERPEKFSSQFVNKLRYAKEGAKDMMDRTCADLPWQVRLEVDGKYIDIPKESEGVIVLNIGSYMGGVDLWQNDYEHEDDFSLQSMHDKVLEVVSVCGAWHLGKLQVGLSQARRLAQGNTVRIHLSTPFPVQIDGEPFIQQPGSIEITHHGQVFMLRKASEEPTGHAAAIMTEVLVDAECNGVINAAQKKLLLQQMALQLS; encoded by the exons ATGACAGATCTGGTTTTTtcactttttagagtttttaccaGTTCAGATGATTGGGGACCTTTTGTAATTAGATGGCTAGTTGCTGGATCAGTTGGACTGTTAGCTATTATATATGCATTTCTTAAATGGCAGAGAAATACGTCACTGAATTGGGTTAAAGCAGCTGCTTTGGCGAAGAAAAATGTATTGAATAAATTAAAACTTCCTTTCTCACATCATACATGGATAGAGGACTTTGCTTACGGTGGGCAGCCATCAACATGTTCCGTCTGTTTGAACGCTCTTGTGTGCCCTCAACAAGTGGGTCCTGTAAAAGCAGCATCACCTGTTCCACTCCATCGGTGTGCAGTTTGTAGTGTAGCAGCTCACTCCTGGTGTTCCCCATATGCCCCGAAAGATTGCAAATGTGTAGCACAGGCTGGTTCATCGCATCTTCTACATCACTGGTCGGAGAGATGGATTGTGATGGACGAGAATCCTGAGATGTCTTCTTTCTGTTATTACTGTGATGAACCTTGTGGTGTTCCTTTCCTGGATGCTTCTCCAACATGGCATTGCATGTGGTGTCAACGCCTTATACATGTAAAATGTCACCATAAGATATCCAAAGATTCTGGTGATATTTGTGATTTGGGTTCTCTTAGAAGACTTATCCTTTCTCCGCTCTCTGTGAAAGAAGATGATAAAGGAACAATTGCAGGGCGAATGTTCAGTTCTATCACGGAAGAATTTATAGCTTCATCAGTCCGTGGGCAGATCAGAAGAAGGCGTAATCGTAGCAAAAGTGGCGTTCCTAATGGTAAAAATCAGGATGCTTCTGGTGCAAATATCGCGCTTGGATATGTGCTTAATGGCCTTGTTGGCTTGGACAAATCAGGCAACAAGAAAAATGGGGACCACTTTACGAAGAAAGATGGTCGAATATCTGGTTTAAGAGGCACACAAAATGGAGCTATGCAGAAAGACAGTGATACAGGCCACGTGAAGAAGTATACACTGGTTGATTTGCCACAGGATGCAAGGCCTCTTTTAGTTTTCATCAATGTTAAAAGTGGAGCTCGATATGGACCTTCTCTGAGAAGAAGATTGAACATGCTCTTAAATCCAGTACAG GTTTTTGAATTAAGTTCTGCCCAAGGTCCAGAAGCTGGTCTTAAGTTGTTTAGTTCTGTCCAATATTTTAGAGTTTTAGTGTGCGGTGGGGATGGTACTGTTGCCTGGGTGCTTGATGCCATCGAGAAGCACAATTTTGAATCACCTCCACCAGTTGCTGTACTTCCTTTGGGAACAGGAAATGACTTGTCAAGAGTTTTGCAGTGGGGTGGAGGTTTCTCATCTAATGAGGGACAAGGCTTAAGAACAATTATTACTGACCTCAACAACGCAGCAGTTACAATGCTAGATCGCTGGAAAGTTAACATAAAAGAAAACCCAGAGCAGCAGGGTACCAATAAAACACAATCCAAGTTCATGATGAACTATTTAG GTATTGGATGTGACGCAAAAGTTGCTTACGAATTTCACACGACTCGAGAGGAAAGACCTGAAAAGTTCAGTAGTCAG TTTGTGAATAAACTGCGATATGCTAAAGAGGGTGCGAAAGATATGATGGATAGAACCTGTGCGGATCTACCATGGCAGGTTCGCCTTGAAGTTGATGGGAAGTACATTGACATCCCAAAG GAGTCCGAGGGTGTAATTGTGCTTAACATCGGGAGTTATATGGGAGGAGTAGATTTATGGCAAAACGACTACGAACATGAGGATGATTTCAGCCTACAAAGTATGCATGATAAAGTGCTTGAGGTTGTGTCTGTGTGCGGGGCATGGCACCTTGGCAAACTACAG GTTGGACTTTCACAGGCTCGGAGGCTAGCTCAAGGAAACACGGTCAGGATACATCTATCCACCCCTTTCCCGGTTCAGATAGATGGGGAGCCCTTTATCCAACAACCTGGATCTATCGAAATAACACATCACGGACAG GTATTCATGCTGAGGAAGGCATCCGAGGAACCAACAGGTCATGCAGCAGCAATTATGACAGAGGTGTTGGTGGATGCCGAGTGTAATGGTGTGATCAATGCAGCTCAAAAGAAGTTACTTTTACAGCAAATGGCTCTCCAACTCTCTTGA
- the LOC113356489 gene encoding diacylglycerol kinase 2-like isoform X2 codes for MTDLVFSLFRVFTSSDDWGPFVIRWLVAGSVGLLAIIYAFLKWQRNTSLNWVKAAALAKKNVLNKLKLPFSHHTWIEDFAYGGQPSTCSVCLNALVCPQQVGPVKAASPVPLHRCAVCSVAAHSWCSPYAPKDCKCVAQAGSSHLLHHWSERWIVMDENPEMSSFCYYCDEPCGVPFLDASPTWHCMWCQRLIHVKCHHKISKDSGDICDLGSLRRLILSPLSVKEDDKGTIAGRMFSSITEEFIASSVRGQIRRRRNRSKSGVPNGKNQDASGANIALGYVLNGLVGLDKSGNKKNGDHFTKKDGRISGLRGTQNGAMQKDSDTGHVKKYTLVDLPQDARPLLVFINVKSGARYGPSLRRRLNMLLNPVQVFELSSAQGPEAGLKLFSSVQYFRVLVCGGDGTVAWVLDAIEKHNFESPPPVAVLPLGTGNDLSRVLQWGGGFSSNEGQGLRTIITDLNNAAVTMLDRWKVNIKENPEQQGTNKTQSKFMMNYLGIGCDAKVAYEFHTTREERPEKFSSQFVNKLRYAKEGAKDMMDRTCADLPWQVRLEVDGKYIDIPKESEGVIVLNIGSYMGGVDLWQNDYEHEDDFSLQSMHDKVLEVVSVCGAWHLGKLQVGLSQARRLAQGNTVRIHLSTPFPVQIDGEPFIQQPGSIEITHHGQV; via the exons ATGACAGATCTGGTTTTTtcactttttagagtttttaccaGTTCAGATGATTGGGGACCTTTTGTAATTAGATGGCTAGTTGCTGGATCAGTTGGACTGTTAGCTATTATATATGCATTTCTTAAATGGCAGAGAAATACGTCACTGAATTGGGTTAAAGCAGCTGCTTTGGCGAAGAAAAATGTATTGAATAAATTAAAACTTCCTTTCTCACATCATACATGGATAGAGGACTTTGCTTACGGTGGGCAGCCATCAACATGTTCCGTCTGTTTGAACGCTCTTGTGTGCCCTCAACAAGTGGGTCCTGTAAAAGCAGCATCACCTGTTCCACTCCATCGGTGTGCAGTTTGTAGTGTAGCAGCTCACTCCTGGTGTTCCCCATATGCCCCGAAAGATTGCAAATGTGTAGCACAGGCTGGTTCATCGCATCTTCTACATCACTGGTCGGAGAGATGGATTGTGATGGACGAGAATCCTGAGATGTCTTCTTTCTGTTATTACTGTGATGAACCTTGTGGTGTTCCTTTCCTGGATGCTTCTCCAACATGGCATTGCATGTGGTGTCAACGCCTTATACATGTAAAATGTCACCATAAGATATCCAAAGATTCTGGTGATATTTGTGATTTGGGTTCTCTTAGAAGACTTATCCTTTCTCCGCTCTCTGTGAAAGAAGATGATAAAGGAACAATTGCAGGGCGAATGTTCAGTTCTATCACGGAAGAATTTATAGCTTCATCAGTCCGTGGGCAGATCAGAAGAAGGCGTAATCGTAGCAAAAGTGGCGTTCCTAATGGTAAAAATCAGGATGCTTCTGGTGCAAATATCGCGCTTGGATATGTGCTTAATGGCCTTGTTGGCTTGGACAAATCAGGCAACAAGAAAAATGGGGACCACTTTACGAAGAAAGATGGTCGAATATCTGGTTTAAGAGGCACACAAAATGGAGCTATGCAGAAAGACAGTGATACAGGCCACGTGAAGAAGTATACACTGGTTGATTTGCCACAGGATGCAAGGCCTCTTTTAGTTTTCATCAATGTTAAAAGTGGAGCTCGATATGGACCTTCTCTGAGAAGAAGATTGAACATGCTCTTAAATCCAGTACAG GTTTTTGAATTAAGTTCTGCCCAAGGTCCAGAAGCTGGTCTTAAGTTGTTTAGTTCTGTCCAATATTTTAGAGTTTTAGTGTGCGGTGGGGATGGTACTGTTGCCTGGGTGCTTGATGCCATCGAGAAGCACAATTTTGAATCACCTCCACCAGTTGCTGTACTTCCTTTGGGAACAGGAAATGACTTGTCAAGAGTTTTGCAGTGGGGTGGAGGTTTCTCATCTAATGAGGGACAAGGCTTAAGAACAATTATTACTGACCTCAACAACGCAGCAGTTACAATGCTAGATCGCTGGAAAGTTAACATAAAAGAAAACCCAGAGCAGCAGGGTACCAATAAAACACAATCCAAGTTCATGATGAACTATTTAG GTATTGGATGTGACGCAAAAGTTGCTTACGAATTTCACACGACTCGAGAGGAAAGACCTGAAAAGTTCAGTAGTCAG TTTGTGAATAAACTGCGATATGCTAAAGAGGGTGCGAAAGATATGATGGATAGAACCTGTGCGGATCTACCATGGCAGGTTCGCCTTGAAGTTGATGGGAAGTACATTGACATCCCAAAG GAGTCCGAGGGTGTAATTGTGCTTAACATCGGGAGTTATATGGGAGGAGTAGATTTATGGCAAAACGACTACGAACATGAGGATGATTTCAGCCTACAAAGTATGCATGATAAAGTGCTTGAGGTTGTGTCTGTGTGCGGGGCATGGCACCTTGGCAAACTACAG GTTGGACTTTCACAGGCTCGGAGGCTAGCTCAAGGAAACACGGTCAGGATACATCTATCCACCCCTTTCCCGGTTCAGATAGATGGGGAGCCCTTTATCCAACAACCTGGATCTATCGAAATAACACATCACGGACAGGTATAG
- the LOC113356490 gene encoding pentatricopeptide repeat-containing protein At3g23020-like has product MIGSIQQINSITLVGSSTQSTLNFRVEPIKKHKEQKIPENPIAKRIHRIYRKSQNRKVDNLVKVKPTLDNPKRNQNGMVKRKPVGNSKEKAAVEVSKKGNFSKETTKHSAKWLSYGGRLPFILQVLENEDDLEEALKPWEDSLNNKERSIILKEQLSWERAFEIFNWFKRKGCYELNVIHYNIMLRVLGKAQKWDLVESLWNEMVKRRIAPTNSTYGTLIDVYSKGGLTEKGLLWLEKMKKQGIEPDEVTMGIVVQTYKKAREFEKAEQFFKDWSSGKMVINGRKTTAARKSSFSQSNTCFSSYTFNTLIDTYGKAGHLQEASDTFARMLKEGIVPNTVTFNTLIHICGNNGQLDEVASLMQKMEQLRCPPDTRTYNILISLHTKHDDIYAAMSYFMQMKDVGLVPDPVSYRTLLYAFSIRQMVGESETLVSEMDALGLKIDEFTQSALTRMYIDAGMIERSWSWFERFHLEKEMSLECYSANIDAYGERGYVLEAEKAFICCKGMKKLSVFEYNVMIKAYGIGKKYDKACGLFDDMEKNGVLPDKCSYNSLVQILSGADLPYAARVYLRKMQQVGLVSDCVPYCAVISSFVKAGQLDLAEDLLREMVGFGVQPDVVVFGVLINAFADVGSVTKASGYVDAMRKASLPGNQVIYNSLIKLYTKVGYLEEAKEMYDLLQSSKSGPEAYSSNCMIDLYSERAMVTQAEKIFEDMKQRGYANEFSYVMMLCMYKKIGRLDEAIGIAQRMREMGLLTALLSYNNVISLYASDGRLKEAVETFREMINSSIQPDDYTFRSLGVVLVKCGVSKDAVSKLEIGRRKDSHSGLHAWVSTLCSIISIDDTRKSCNKAGLVDEFDPFAGNIMRYEVG; this is encoded by the coding sequence ATGATTGGGAGTATTCAACAGATTAATTCTATTACCCTTGTAGGTTCTTCTACACAAAGTACACTGAATTTTAGAGTTGAACCAATTAAGAAACACAAAGAACAAAAGATTCCTGAAAACCCTATAGCGAAGAGAATTCATAGAATTTATAGGAAGTCTCAGAATAGAAAAGTTGATAATTTAGTTAAAGTGAAACCCACTTTGGATAATCCGAAAAGGAATCAGAATGGAATGGTGAAGAGGAAACCTGTAGGAAATAGTAAAGAAAAGGCTGCAGTTGAAGTGAGCAAGAAAGGGAATTTTTCAAAGGAAACTACCAAGCACTCAGCAAAATGGTTATCTTATGGGGGACGTTTACCGTTTATTTTGCAAGTGTTGGAGAATGaggatgatttagaagaagctTTGAAGCCCTGGGAGGATAGTTTGAATAACAAAGAGAGGAGCATTATTCTTAAGGAACAGTTGAGTTGGGAGAGAGCTTTTGAGATTTTCAATTGGTTTAAGAGAAAGGGTTGTTATGAACTcaatgtaattcactataatatCATGCTTAGGGTTCTTGGAAAAGCGCAGAAGTGGGATTTGGTGGAGAGCTTGTGGAATGAGATGGTGAAGAGAAGAATAGCCCCGACGAATTCAACTTATGGTACTTTAATTGATGTGTATAGTAAAGGTGGTTTGACAGAAAAGGGGCTTCTTTGGCTGGAAAAGATGAAGAAACAAGGAATAGAGCCCGACGAGGTAACAATGGGGATTGTTGTTCAAACGTACAAGAAAGCAAGGGAGTTCGAAAAGGCTGAGCAGTTCTTTAAAGATTGGTCATCAGGTAAGATGGTTATCAATGGGAGGAAAACTACTGCTGCAAGGAAAAGTTCTTTTTCACAATCTAATACCTGTTTTAGCTCGTACACATTTAATACGTTGATTGACACATATGGGAAGGCCGGACATCTTCAAGAAGCCTCTGATACATTTGCCCGGATGCTAAAAGAAGGAATTGTTCCGAATACGGTGACTTTCAATACACTGATTCATATATGCGGAAATAATGGTCAATTAGATGAAGTTGCATCGTTGATGCAGAAGATGGAACAACTTCGATGCCCTCCAGACACACGAACGTATAACATCCTTATTTCTCTGCATACTAAGCATGATGATATTTATGCCGCAATGAGCTATTTTATGCAAATGAAGGATGTTGGCCTGGTCCCCGACCCCGTGAGCTATCGTACTCTCTTGTATGCTTTTTCCATAAGGCAAATGGTTGGGGAGTCTGAAACTCTTGTCTCAGAGATGGATGCTTTGGGTCTTAAGATTGATGAATTTACCCAATCTGCTTTGACTAGAATGTATATCGATGCGGGGATGATAGAGAGATCATGGTCTTGGTTTGAAAGGTTTCATCTTGAGAAAGAAATGAGCTTGGAGTGCTATTCTGCGAATATTGATGCATATGGGGAGCGGGGGTACGTTCTTGAGGCTGAGAAAGCTTTTATTTGTTGCAAAGGAATGAAGAAATTAAGTGTATTTGAGTACAATGTGATGATCAAGGCTTATGGAATAGGGAAGAAGTATGATAAGGCCTGTGGGCTGTTTGATGATATGGAAAAGAATGGGGTTTTGCCTGATAAATGCAGCTATAATTCTCTTGTGCAGATACTATCCGGAGCTGATCTTCCATATGCTGCAAGGGTCTATTTGCGGAAAATGCAGCAGGTCGGATTAGTAAGTGACTGTGTCCCATACTGTGCAGTGATCTCAAGTTTTGTGAAGGCAGGTCAATTAGATCTGGCGGAAGATTTACTCAGAGAGATGGTTGGATTTGGTGTGCAGCCTGATGTTGTTGTTTTCGGCGTCCTGATAAATGCATTTGCTGATGTTGGAAGCGTTACAAAAGCTAGTGGATACGTTGATGCTATGAGAAAAGCCAGTTTACCTGGCAATCAAGTTATTTATAACTCCTTGATCAAGCTATATACGAAGGTGGGATACTTGGAAGAGGCAAAGGAAATGTACGACCTTCTTCAATCATCAAAATCAGGTCCTGAAGCGTACTCGTCTAATTGTATGATTGATCTCTACAGTGAGCGTGCAATGGTTACACAAGCAGAAAAGATATTTGAGGATATGAAACAAAGGGGGTATGCAAATGAGTTCTCATATGTTATGATGCTGTGTATGTACAAGAAAATAGgaagattggatgaagctattGGGATTGCGCAAAGGATGCGTGAAATGGGACTCTTGACTGCCTTGTTGAGTTATAATAATGTGATTTCGCTCTATGCATCAGATGGTAGGCTGAAGGAAGCAGTTGAAACTTTTCGGGAGATGATTAATTCGAGCATTCAACCTGATGATTACACGTTCAGATCACTTGGAGTTGTTTTAGTGAAATGTGGAGTATCGAAGGATGCTGTTAGTAAACTCGAAATAGGTAGGAGGAAAGATTCCCATAGTGGTCTGCATGCTTGGGTGTCAACTCTCTGCTCTATTATAAGTATAGATGATACTCGAAAGTCATGTAATAAGGCAGGATTAGTCGATGAGTTTGACCCTTTTGCAGGAAATATAATGAGATATGAAGTTGGGTAG